The genomic DNA TAAAATCAGTGTCTTATGCATCCTGTTCTATTAATCATCACTAAAACGTTTCTACACCTCATTTGGAGTCTGCCTGTGGTTAATTCAATTCATTGGTCCCgagtaggaaaggcacacacctgtctacagaagATCCCACCACCGACAATgtgcatcagagcaaaaaccaagctgtGAGGTCCAAGGATTTGCCTGCTGAGCTTAGAGACAGAATTATGTTGAGGCACAGAtttgaggaaggctacaaaaaaaatttCTACAGCATTGAAGCTTTCagagagcacagtggcctccatactTCTTAAATGGAATATGTGTGGAACAACCATGACCcttcctacactcttaaaaataaagcagttcttcagagtgatgccattggGGAACCATTTTTCGTTCCAAACAGACCCATCCACGTGAAGGTTCCAGAGagaaccttcatttatttagatctgtaacaggctctatATAATGAGTAACCATGACTAGATGGTAACAAATTTGCGAAATGCCAATGGCACATAACTTTACACACTGTGTACGTATGTagcacaggctaagtccaggttttctttatCTGTTAGTGTTCTGCTAGGTAGCCTCCATTAAATAGGTGGCTGTACATTTAATATTTCAGGTTTcctctacatattaggaagtttttcaaagcacaaaggacCAACATCATATGCAAGGagctcttcccagaatgaaatggtgctttgtcaagcagtaattctacgaggaaccacacaacccagtaaagaatcatAAAGCGCCATTCaagaaccagcatttttaagagtgtagagctGGCTATCTGGTCAAATTGAGGAATAGGAGGAGAATGGATTTGGTTAGAGTAGTGACCAAGAACAAGGTGGCATCTCTGACTGAGCCCCAGAGAACctatgtggagatgggagaaacttacAGAAGCTCCACcactttcattttttgtcattctgaAGTATTGCATGTTatttgatgagagaaaaaaaaagtgaatttaaacaattttagcataaggttGCAAAATACCAAAATGAGAATAAAGTGAAGgagactgaatactttctgaaaggcACTGCAAATAACAGCAAGACTAGCTGACATTTTGAACAAGAATGATCTAGCGTTGTTTGCCAGTATAATTCCcattaaaccatccatccattttctgaactggcTTTATTTCTTACATAGTTAAATAAGAACCAACTCTGGACTGGATTTTGCTTCATTGCAGGTATCACACTAACTTACTCAAGAAACACCAGGCTACAAGTATTTTAAATATGCATTCCTATATTATAGAAGTTCTTAAGATTAGTCAATTGAccataattgatctcattgtttaattaactggtctttcctttttttctcattCAACATTCAGAATAGCGCAATTCTATAAGAGATGcataaacatttgtgttttttctataGCCTTAAAACTTTAACTCTCCTTCATCATTTTCCTattatttcactgttttttgTTAGCTCATCCCTGTACTGTATCTCAATGATGACAGTTAATGACAAGTGGTGTAGAAATGAATGGTGAAAGGCTGCAGGTGCTGGAGTGTCACATCCACTAGCATTAAACATTAAATTATTATTCCAGTATTAGACATATATAagtgaaagacctgtgtgtgtgtatggagcagtcccctctgctcacactcaaccacaaccactagatggcgcaggcctgcacttttacattttcttggaGCCTGCATGCACCTCATTTCTCACTACTAAAGACCTATGTGGAGTAAACGCCACCATACAACAACAgcattgtgctaatgacacagatgaaaagACACCACATTGAAACAAAGCAAACACCACGGCTCACCAATGTGCAAATAAAACATCTCAGCAATGGATTTTCAAATTTTCactaaaacattgtctatctcagtggttctcaatctgtggggggcatgaagtaacaaaaaggggggcacgaagatgtgaaaaaaagaaaacaagaatcaaaaatatgaaaaatacatctattgaaaccaaaaccatttaacttaaactacattctgatactagaaaaataaatatagagttagataaatgtcgataaaagttaagtaggtataataaaatatgcatctatgatatatcaataatttaaaaagaacaatttggtattagtggtctcctttcaaaaaaacgtgtggggggaggggggggggcgattaaaactgttatgaaaactcgggtcgcaaatacttaaaggttgagaaacgctggtctatctggaggtattttctgcctcttcagtttcacaaatatagtaaaactgctagggagtcttcgggttgttcttttgtcccaaagaccacacacgCTGCTAGTTATgctatatttgaaaaataataataaaaataatattgttttctaatttctgcaTTTACTCCAGAACATTAAAaccgggaaataacagctcacttaatgtATACttgaagtattaaaaaaaagttttttaggagGAATGCTTACAGCTGTGGAGTCTCTTAGCCATAAATTGAGAATTACTGTACTACCATAGAACGTCCACATGGACAAAGGATCTGATCTACTGTTGAACCCTGGTAACTGAAACAGTGAGGTAGTGGGGCTAAGCACTGTGCCATCTTGCTACTCTTATATAGTTACGTCTCCACCGCTACAGTTCTGTATGTGTAATAATTGTAAAAGATGGTGTAATACCTGTGATGTATTGAAAGGCCGGGCTGGCTTCTGTCCCCATAATCTTAATCTTGCTGAAAAGGGGAAACGTCACACCGTAGTTGGCCTTAGCGAATGCTTCAATATCCCGATCCGATCCCGGTTCGGTGTCTCCAAACTGGCCGCAGGGGAATGCCAGGACAGTAAAGAGCGAGGGCCCCAGCGATCTGTACAGCTCCTGCAGTCCTTTGTAGTTACGCTCGGTGTGCTCACAGTGACTCGCCACGTTTACAATCAGAGACGCCTGCAATGGAGAGAAAAGGCGGAGGGAGAGATTAGAAACAAAGTGGAGTTAAACGGCCAGAACTGGACATCCCGCCGCGCTGTCACGTATTAATAACATCTCGATCACTAGGCAGCGCCGGCATATCGAAGTGAGGGGCTGGAATCAGTTGAGGGACGTGGATGGGAAAGCACGCGGCAAGGGTTCAACAACTGGGGGATGTGGAGGTGCATCGGGATTACACAGCTGCTTGTAACAGTTATGGTACTCCAGCGGCACACGTGTAAACCAGAACTCGACTTGAGACAAATAACGGACATGAAATCGAGAACAGAAATTTCAAATGACAGCCAAGTAACTGCTGGCGCGGACAAACGTATATCAAGCGCGACTGGAATACTCCCAGCTGGTGTGTTCTGACCCAGCCCATTGGATAGCAgaagttttgcttttttctttatttctaacaAAGAGATCCTCTTTTACGTTGCGATCGGATTGTGTTAACTACGATATCTAAACATTAGATGTTGTGAAGCGTACGGACTCGAGTGACTTACTTTGCCTCTGTACTTCTCCAGAGATACGCTTCTGCCTCGAATATCTTTCACCTCGTACGAATAAAAGTCTTTAGGCTTTCTCGCCCTCGTCAGTTGGTTCTGTAGCAGGAAAAGTCCGGCCGTGCAGATGGTCATCGTGAGTAGCACGGCGAACATGCGGGCCTTCGGGACAGAGGGCTTCAGCGGGATCGGCGGTGTCTGCGGCTCCATGTTTgcgtttttaaaaagaattttggGAAGAAAAAGCTCATGGAGGTGGGCTATAATGAACGATGTAATACGAAACCAGGGAATGCTTCAAAAGGGGCGGACAAGACAGCGCTTCATAAGCGGCGATCGAGAGGGGGGCTGCATTCATCAGTaagatttgtgacagactgaaacGTTCAGCTTTAGTTTCCCCTAATCATAtagtaacattctcaaatctactCAACCTAAGGGCTTCAACTGTAGTACTGAGCGCAGGGAAAGAAACCAGGCGTGGATAAAGAGTCGGTCCATCGTAAGGGGGGGTTATGGGGGTGTGTTAACATTAACATCTGAAGATAGTTTAGAAAATGAAGACTCGATGGCAGATCTGCATTATGGTGCATCCCTTCAGTCGAACAGGGACTGTGCACATGCAGCAATTAATAGTGGAGTTTCTTAAATCAGGTgttctcaaacattttcagacCAGGGACCTCgtagaaaagggaaaaataacaGACCCCCAACATAGGGGAAcaccaaataaataatttatcatcACAAAATGCATAGAACTTtagaaagtaaaacatttttcacCTTGTTTAGATTTAGAACTGCACTATACCACATTTTTGCATATACTTTCAATGCATTTCTAATTTAATCATCATataggacatcagtggaaattaaggggaagtgcatttaagactgaaaccaggaagctcttctttaccagtaaagttgtgggactctggaataaactaccaagacaGGGAATTGAAGGAGaaaacttgacaacctttaagaagaatctaagTGAGATACAGCTTAGCtttagcttgatggactgaatggtctcctcttgtttgtcagatttgttATCTTATgttctaatatccatccatccatccatccatccatccatccatccatccatccattcagtttccatcccgctgaatccgaacacagggtcacgggggtctgctggagccaatcccagccaacacagggcacaaggcagggaaccaatcccgggcagggtgccaacccaccgcagatgttctAATATGTACCTGGTAAATCCACAGGATGGGTATACGTGTCACTGACTGCATAGTTTCTCAATCCTGGGAGTGTGAATGATAGGCAAACTCTGAAATCAACCTCCACATTCAAACGTGCCCTGTACTTGTCTTGATAGCAGTCATTGCTACAAAGCCAAATTATATATAACCAGTAAtggcggactgcacgataacgtgcagtgaatacacttgacttacagtattcatcctctttctctgtaggtttagcattcgtttgctcagaggttgatgtacttgctgcttcctgagcagctcttgttttctccaccctagcggcccaattcttctcttcttctgtcggcatcttttcgcattaaaactgattaagtcagtgtttgtgttgcaattacttagtacgtttttcttaatttttcacttaagctggcacttaagtcttcaatctgcctcaagaatgatttaagatatgaagaggtagaggaagtgacggcgaaggtgataAGGATGAGAATGGCGCTCGTATGCATGTGCTGCACGGTTGCCCTACtgcacgctgccgagagttgattttacaataaaataaaataaaaataaaaagaacaataaaaatcatcaccccaaaagtgggcagtagaggtcacgtagtatatgtgtgccaaatt from Erpetoichthys calabaricus chromosome 5, fErpCal1.3, whole genome shotgun sequence includes the following:
- the gpx8 gene encoding probable glutathione peroxidase 8 encodes the protein MEPQTPPIPLKPSVPKARMFAVLLTMTICTAGLFLLQNQLTRARKPKDFYSYEVKDIRGRSVSLEKYRGKASLIVNVASHCEHTERNYKGLQELYRSLGPSLFTVLAFPCGQFGDTEPGSDRDIEAFAKANYGVTFPLFSKIKIMGTEASPAFQYITDSTKQLPKWNFWKYLINPQGQVIKFWRPDEPFENIKQEVAAMVREIILKKKEEL